One window of the Oncorhynchus mykiss isolate Arlee chromosome 5, USDA_OmykA_1.1, whole genome shotgun sequence genome contains the following:
- the LOC110523080 gene encoding dnaJ homolog subfamily C member 25: protein MLLTRRGSNSATHQVVKMAALTECGRNCGQWIGIIFIVVVVFVPSATALIEGLYCGTQICYDVLGVSREAVKSDIARAYRQIARKYHPDRFSSLAGETRESAHQKFLLIATAYETLKDEDSRRDYDYMLDHPEEYYSHYYTYYRRRLAPKVDVRIVILVTVVAISIFQYYSWWASYTEAINYLSTVPKYRIQATEIAKQLGLLNKTKEKGKNRRSKEEIREQEEEVIRDIIKNKIDIKGGYQKPKILDILLCQIVLFPYCLCAYVVWYCKWIYRFTICREEYGDEEKLYIIRRNMKMSQSQFDSLEAEQRDTLLERQLWIKDNYEVYKEEQEEEMKTKMALDPRWKRYRRWMKNEGPGRLTFIDD, encoded by the exons atgttgctgACGAGACGTGGATCAAATTCTGCGACTCATCAAGTGGTGAAAATGGCTGCACTCACTGAGTGTGGTCGAAACTGTGGTCAATGGATAGGCATTATATTCATTGTGGTGGTGGTTTTCGTACCGTCTGCCACGGCGCTTATCGAGGGACTGTATTGTGGCACCCAGATTTGTTACGATGTTCTCGGTGTATCGAGGGAAGCGGTTAAATCGGACATAGCCCGGGCTTACAGACAGATAGCCAGAAAGTATCACCCGGACAGATTCTCAAGTCTTGCAGGCGAGACAAGAGAAAGTGCTCATCAAAAATTTCTGCTCATTGCGACTGCATATGAAACGTTGAAG GATGAGGACTCCCGTAGAGACTATGACTACATGCTGGACCACCCTGAAGAGTACTACAGccactactacacctactacaggAGACGACTGGCACCTAAAGTGGACGTACGGATTGTCATTCTGGTCACCGTGGTTGCTATATCCATCTTCCAG TACTACAGTTGGTGGGCCAGCTACACTGAAGCCATCAACTACCTATCAACGGTCCCCAAGTACCGTATCCAGGCGACAGAGATAGCCAAGCAGCTGGGTCTCCTGAACAAGACAAAAGAGAAGGGCAAGAACCGACGGTCCAAAGAGGAGATCCGGGAACAGGAAGAAGAGGTCATCCGTGACATCATCAAGAACAAGATCGACATCAAGGGAGGCTACCAGAAGCCTAAAATCTTGGACATCCTGCTCTGTCAGATTGTCCTGTTCCCTTACTGCCTGTGTGCCTATGTGGTCTGGTACTGTAAGTGGATCTACAGGTTCACCATCTGCAGAGAGGAGTACGGAGACGAGGAGAAGCTCTACATCATCAGGAGGAACATGAAGATGTCTCAGTCTCAGTTCGACAGTCTGGAGGCGGAGCAGAGAGACACGTTACTGGAGAGGCAGCTCTGGATCAAAGACAACTATGAG GTATACAAGGAAGAACAGGAGGAAGAGATGAAGACGAAGATGGCCCTGGATCCCAGGTGGAAGAGGTATCGACGGTGGATGAAGAATGAAGGACCTGGACGGCTCACTTTTATTGACGATTGA